The genomic DNA AGGGACGGAGACTGCTCGATGCCTGACACGACACCGCAGCCGGAGCCGGCCGCACCCGGCCCGCCCGAGCACAGCGACCTCGCGACCCTGGCCCGCGACACGGCCACCGACGTCCGCGACTTCACGGGAGCGGTCCGCCAGATCGCCTCCGGCGTCGCGCCCGAGGCCGCGATCCCGTTGCTGCTGCTGGTGATCAGCCAGCTGCAGGTCACCGGTGCCCGACTCGGCGCGATCCAGGACGTGCTGCCCGACGAGCGCTTCGAGCCCGACCCGGGTCCCGAGTCCGACCACGACGCCCTGCGTACGTCGCTGGCCAACGTGCTCGAGGGCATCGACGACTACGCCGACGTGGTCGACCCGCTCACGTCGGTCGAGCTCGGCCGCGGTGCGCTCAGCGACGACCTGGCCGGTGTGGTGGCCTCGCTCGAGCACGGCCTGGCCCACTACGACCGCGGCCGCCCTGTCGAGGCCATGTGGTGGTGGCAGTTCAGCTATCTGTCCGAGTGGGGCGTGCGGGCGAGCGCTGCCCTGCGCGTGCTGCTCACGATCCTCGGTCACCTGCGGCTCGACGCCGACGAGGAGACCGTCGCCGACGCGGAGTTCGACGCGCTCCACCCGTGAGCGCGCGGTCGGCGTACGGTCACGGAGTGAACGCCGATCGGCGCGCCGTGTGAACGTCTGGCTCGTCCCGATATATGGGCCGCCGGTCTCGCGATCCGAACGGCCCGTAAACTGAGCCCCTCCGTCTGACTCAAAACGTCCGGAGGAAACAACCAGTGAGTCTGGTAGTCCAGAAGTACGGCGGGTCGTCGCTGTCCGACGCCGAGAGC from Luteipulveratus halotolerans includes the following:
- a CDS encoding DUF5063 domain-containing protein; this encodes MPDTTPQPEPAAPGPPEHSDLATLARDTATDVRDFTGAVRQIASGVAPEAAIPLLLLVISQLQVTGARLGAIQDVLPDERFEPDPGPESDHDALRTSLANVLEGIDDYADVVDPLTSVELGRGALSDDLAGVVASLEHGLAHYDRGRPVEAMWWWQFSYLSEWGVRASAALRVLLTILGHLRLDADEETVADAEFDALHP